In Gossypium arboreum isolate Shixiya-1 chromosome 5, ASM2569848v2, whole genome shotgun sequence, a single genomic region encodes these proteins:
- the LOC108452157 gene encoding cytokinin riboside 5'-monophosphate phosphoribohydrolase LOG5-like isoform X2 has translation MDENKALNSSRFKRVCVFCGSSSGKRNCYRDAALELGKVSRKLDLVYGGGSVGLMGLVSQEVHRGGGHVLGIIPKTLMNKEITGETVGEVKAVADMHQRKAEMARHSDCFIALPGGYGTLEELLEVITWAQLGIHDKPVGLINVDGYYNYLLSFLDKAVDDGFIKPTQRSIIVSAPTARELVQKLEEYVPMHDGVVSKARWEAEQLELNSSLQTEIAR, from the exons ATGGATGAGAATAAAGCATTGAATTCCAGCAGGTTCAAAAGGGTTTGCGTCTTTTGCGGAAGCAGCTCCGGCAAGCGAAACTGCTACCGTGATGCTGCCCTAGAACTGGGAAAA GTGTCCCGGAAGTTGGATCTTGTTTATGGCGGAGGAAGCGTCGGGTTGATGGGTTTGGTCTCTCAGGAGGTCCACCGTGGTGGAGGACATGTTTTAGG TATTATCCCCAAAACTCTGATGAACAAAGAG ATAACAGGGGAAACAGTAGGAGAGGTCAAAGCCGTTGCGGATATGCACCAAAGGAAAGCTGAGATGGCCCGCCATTCTGACTGTTTTATCGCCTTACCAG GTGGATATGGAACTCTTGAAGAGTTACTAGAAGTCATAACATGGGCTCAGCTGGGAATCCACGACAAGCCT GTTGGCTTGATTAACGTGGATGGCTACTATAATTATCTGCTCAGCTTCTTAGACAAAGCCGTGGATGATGGCTTCATTAAACCCACCCAACGTAGTATCATTGTCTCTGCTCCAACTGCAAGAGAACTTGTTCAAAAACTTGAG gaGTACGTGCCAATGCATGATGGAGTTGTTTCTAAGGCAAGGTGGGAGGCTGAACAATTGGAGCTCAACTCATCTTTGCAAACTGAAATTGCTCGTTAA
- the LOC108452157 gene encoding cytokinin riboside 5'-monophosphate phosphoribohydrolase LOG5-like isoform X1 — protein MDENKALNSSRFKRVCVFCGSSSGKRNCYRDAALELGKVLVSRKLDLVYGGGSVGLMGLVSQEVHRGGGHVLGIIPKTLMNKEITGETVGEVKAVADMHQRKAEMARHSDCFIALPGGYGTLEELLEVITWAQLGIHDKPVGLINVDGYYNYLLSFLDKAVDDGFIKPTQRSIIVSAPTARELVQKLEEYVPMHDGVVSKARWEAEQLELNSSLQTEIAR, from the exons ATGGATGAGAATAAAGCATTGAATTCCAGCAGGTTCAAAAGGGTTTGCGTCTTTTGCGGAAGCAGCTCCGGCAAGCGAAACTGCTACCGTGATGCTGCCCTAGAACTGGGAAAAGTACTG GTGTCCCGGAAGTTGGATCTTGTTTATGGCGGAGGAAGCGTCGGGTTGATGGGTTTGGTCTCTCAGGAGGTCCACCGTGGTGGAGGACATGTTTTAGG TATTATCCCCAAAACTCTGATGAACAAAGAG ATAACAGGGGAAACAGTAGGAGAGGTCAAAGCCGTTGCGGATATGCACCAAAGGAAAGCTGAGATGGCCCGCCATTCTGACTGTTTTATCGCCTTACCAG GTGGATATGGAACTCTTGAAGAGTTACTAGAAGTCATAACATGGGCTCAGCTGGGAATCCACGACAAGCCT GTTGGCTTGATTAACGTGGATGGCTACTATAATTATCTGCTCAGCTTCTTAGACAAAGCCGTGGATGATGGCTTCATTAAACCCACCCAACGTAGTATCATTGTCTCTGCTCCAACTGCAAGAGAACTTGTTCAAAAACTTGAG gaGTACGTGCCAATGCATGATGGAGTTGTTTCTAAGGCAAGGTGGGAGGCTGAACAATTGGAGCTCAACTCATCTTTGCAAACTGAAATTGCTCGTTAA
- the LOC108450504 gene encoding NADH dehydrogenase [ubiquinone] 1 beta subcomplex subunit 2 produces MGGGHGGSTTYKGVTLHHPKRWHVVTGKGLCVVMWFWVLYRAKQDGPVVLGWRHPWEGRDDHSHGHGDKH; encoded by the exons ATGGGAGGTGGCCATGGAGGGAGCACAACTTACAAAGGTGTAACTTTGCACCACCCAAAGAGATGGCACGTCGTTACCGGCAAGGGCTTGTGCGTTGTcatgtg GTTTTGGGTCCTGTACAGGGCTAAGCAGGATGGTCCTGTAGTGTTG GGTTGGCGACACCCTTGGGAGGGCCGTGATGACCATTCTCATGGCCATGGAGACAAGCATTAG